From the genome of Aerococcus urinaehominis:
GGTTGGCAGTTGTTGCGAGACCTATTAAACTATTAACTTTTTTTAAGTTTGCTAATAAAGCTAATAATCCTAAGCCTGATAAAAACATCAAAATGTTACGCATAACAAGTCGCCTCCCTTATTGATGTATTCATTATACACTAAATTCTGAATATTTAAAGTCTTTTTAATAATTTTTTTATTATAAATTAATTTGCAAATTTCAATCACATTGAGCATTTCTCTATTATGTGATACAATGAGCATATAAATTTTTAGGAGGTCTATCACTATGGTTAGAGCAATTGTTGCAACTGAAGATAAACGTGCCCAAGTTATTGATAAGGAAATCCGGCCAATTAAGGCTAATGAAGCCTTGCTGGATATGGAAGTTTGTGGTGTTTGCCATACTGACCTGCATGTTAAAAACCAAGATTTCGGGGATGTTACGGGGCGAACCCTAGGTCACGAAGGAATTGGTATTGTAAAAGAGGTGGGTGCTGATGTCACATCGCTCAAGGTTGGTGATAGGGCCTCTGTAGCTTGGTTCTTTGAAGGCTGTGGCCACTGCGAATATTGTACAACCGGACGTGAAACTTTCTGTCGCCAAGTTAAAAATGCTGGTTATACGGCTGATGGTGGTATGGCAGACCAATGTATTGTTACTGCTGATTACGCTGTTAAGGTGCCAGATGGCTTATCATCTGAAGCAGCTTCATCTATTACCTGTGCCGGCGTAACCTGCTACAAGGCCATTAAAGTAGCTAATTGTAAACCAGGCGACTGGATCTTAATTTCAGGCTTAGGTGGCCTAGGAAACCTTGCTTTGCAATATGCTAAAAATGTTTTTAACTTAAAAGTCATTGCTGTGGACATCAATGATGGTCAACTTGAATTTGCTAAAAAGTACGGCGCTGACCTTACGATTAATCCTTTACATGAAAATGTTGGTGAACGGGTTCAAGCTGAAGTAGGTGGCGCACAAGCAGCTGTTATTACAGCAGTCGCTAAATCTGCTTTTAACCAAGCGGTTGACTCACTGAAAGCTGGTGGACGGGCAGTCGCTGTTGGACTACCTAGCGAAGCCATGGATCTATCAATTCCGCGTTTAGTATTGGATGGTATCGAAGTTATCGGTTCGCTTGTCGGCACCCGCCAAGACTTGGTAGAAGCCTTCCAATTTGGTGCTGAAGGTAAAGTCGTGCCGCAATGTGAATTACGTCGTCCTGAAGAAATCAATGACATCTTTGATGAAATGAATGCTGGTGAAATTCGTGGTCGGATGGTATTAGATTTTAGAAATAAAGATTAACAAGAAGCTAGGCTATAGACACTTATTGGTCTAATCAAGACAAAAGTTTAGCTAAAACCCAGCTGTATCACTAGTGATACAGCTGGGTTTTCTTTTCCTGAACGTTTCATATGAATTCATAATCTAACAAGCTGACTCATTTGTCTGCTATAATAGTTGCTAAAAAGACAAGGAGAAATACTATGCAGGATATTTTTTCCGAATGGTTGAACTACTTAAGTAGCAATGGTATCGGCTATTGGTTAGGGGGGCTTTATTTCATTATTAGCGCTAGCTGGTGTCTATATTTTTCTAAAAAATTTAATTCGGCGCCGTCAGGGGCAAGGCTCCCTTTCCTATTTATTGCGATCAATTTTAAATTGGCTAGCTTCCTTTATTTTTATTATCTTTATCATATCTTATTTTTCTCACAGCCCTTGGTTTTTCAGACCCCTCTTTAAACTGGGAAATACAGGCGTATCGACCTTTTTAATTGTCTCGCTGCTCTTTGCATTGGTTCTAGCTTTTAAATTTATCAATGCTGTTAAACGTTTCCTCCTACCTGCTATTTATCGACGCTATGATATTGACAGAGGAGCTCAAGCCACCATTTCAACCCTTTTCACCTATGTCGTCATTGTACTTGTTGTCTGGATTACCCTAGACCAGTTGCACTT
Proteins encoded in this window:
- the adhP gene encoding alcohol dehydrogenase AdhP, with amino-acid sequence MVRAIVATEDKRAQVIDKEIRPIKANEALLDMEVCGVCHTDLHVKNQDFGDVTGRTLGHEGIGIVKEVGADVTSLKVGDRASVAWFFEGCGHCEYCTTGRETFCRQVKNAGYTADGGMADQCIVTADYAVKVPDGLSSEAASSITCAGVTCYKAIKVANCKPGDWILISGLGGLGNLALQYAKNVFNLKVIAVDINDGQLEFAKKYGADLTINPLHENVGERVQAEVGGAQAAVITAVAKSAFNQAVDSLKAGGRAVAVGLPSEAMDLSIPRLVLDGIEVIGSLVGTRQDLVEAFQFGAEGKVVPQCELRRPEEINDIFDEMNAGEIRGRMVLDFRNKD